A section of the Oreochromis niloticus isolate F11D_XX linkage group LG9, O_niloticus_UMD_NMBU, whole genome shotgun sequence genome encodes:
- the eef1a1l3 gene encoding elongation factor 1-alpha-like, producing MGREKTHVNVVIIGHVDSGKSTTTGHLVYKCGGIDQRRLEKFEKAANEMGKSSFKFAWVLDKLKAERERGITIDITLLKFNTQKYIMTVIDAPGHRDFIKNMITGTSQADVALLVVSAAKGEYEAGVSRSGQTREHALLAYTLGVKQIIVCVNKMDLTEPPYSQSRFEEVMRGVSGFLRKIGYDTTAVPFVPVSGWTGENMITASQRMPWFQGWKVRRREGNKSGRTLLEVLDSIQPPVRTVNKPLRLPLQDVYKIGGVGTVPVGKIETGVLKPGMMLTFSPAKLTAEVKSIEMHHQGLETALPGHNVGFNIKNVSVKNLRRGDVAGNAQQDPPSDVKSFDAQVIILNHPGKIKAGYSPVLDCHTAHVTCRFAELKEKLDRRTGKKLEDNPQIVMSGDAATVKLVPIKPMCVESFFTYPPLGRFAARDLKQTVAVGVIKSVEKNHGSKPHKAQVCK from the exons ATGGGAAGAGAGAAGACTCACGTTAACGTGGTGATCATCGGCCATGTTGACAGTGGGAAATCCACCACCACCGGACACCTGGTCTACAAGTGTGGAGGAATTGATCAAAGGAGGCTGGAGAAATTTGAGAAGGCTGCGAATGAA ATGGGGAAGAGCTCCTTTAAGTTTGCCTGGGTGCTAGACAAGCTGAAAGCTGAGCGGGAGCGAGGAATCACCATTGATATCACGCTGCTGAAGTTCAACACCCAGAAATACATCATGACTGTAATTGACGCTCCAGGCCACCGTGACTTCATCAAAAACATGATAACTGGGACGTCACAG GCTGACGTTGCCCTCCTGGTGGTCTCTGCAGCCAAAGGCGAGTACGAGGCCGGCGTGTCTCGGAGTGGTCAGACCAGAGAGCATGCCTTGCTGGCTTATACTCTAGGTGTGAAGCAAATCATAGTCTGTGTGAACAAGATGGACCTGACTGAGCCACCTTACAGCCAGAGCCGCTTCGAGGAAGTGATGCGAGGGGTGAGCGGCTTCCTCAGGAAGATTGGCTACGACACCACGGCTGTGCCCTTCGTTCCGGTTTCGGGCTGGACTGGGGAGAACATGATCACCGCATCTCAAAGG ATGCCGTGGTTTCAAGGCTGGAAGGTGAGACGAAGGGAAGGGAATAAAAGTGGGAGGACGCTGCTTGAAGTCCTGGACTCGATTCAACCACCTGTGCGCACAGTCAACAAGCCACTACGATTACCTCTGCAGGATGTCTACAAAATTGGAG GAGTTGGGACGGTACCAGTGGGTAAAATTGAAACCGGTGTCCTGAAGCCTGGCATGATGCTGACGTTCTCCCCTGCCAAGCTCACTGCAGAGGTCAAGTCTATCGAGATGCACCACCAGGGGCTGGAGACGGCTCTGCCAGGCCACAATGTTGGCTTTAACATCAAGAACGTGTCCGTGAAGAACCTGCGGCGTGGGGACGTGGCTGGGAACGCTCAGCAGGATCCTCCTTCAGATGTTAAAAGCTTTGATGCTCAG GTGATAATCCTGAACCACCCAGGGAAGATCAAAGCAGGCTACTCCCCAGTTCTGGACTGCCACACAGCCCACGTCACCTGCCGCTTCGCCGAGCTGAAGGAGAAGCTCGACCGCCGCACGGGCAAGAAGCTGGAGGACAACCCGCAGATCGTCATGTCTGGAGATGCAGCCACAGTCAAACTGGTCCCCATCAAGCCCATGTGTGTGGAGAGCTTCTTCACATACCCTCCTTTAG GTCGCTTCGCGGCGAGAGACCTGAAGCAGACGGTCGCTGTAGGAGTCATCAAGTCAGTGGAGAAGAACCACGGCTCAAAACCTCACAAAGCTCAAGTTTGTAAATAA